One Vibrio taketomensis DNA window includes the following coding sequences:
- the rplF gene encoding 50S ribosomal protein L6, translating into MSRVAKAPVAIPAGVEVKLNGQEITIKGAKGELSRVLNDAVVIAQEENNLTFGPKEGVVNAWAQAGTARALVNNMVIGVTEGFTKKLTLKGVGYRAAIKGNAVGLTLGFSHPVEHELPAGVTAECPSQTEIVLTGCDKQVVGQVAADIRSYRQPEPYKGKGVRYADENVRTKEAKKK; encoded by the coding sequence ATGTCTCGTGTTGCTAAAGCACCTGTCGCTATTCCAGCTGGCGTAGAGGTGAAACTAAACGGCCAAGAGATCACTATCAAAGGCGCTAAGGGCGAGCTATCTCGCGTACTTAACGACGCAGTAGTGATCGCTCAGGAAGAAAACAACCTTACTTTCGGTCCTAAAGAAGGTGTTGTAAACGCATGGGCACAAGCAGGTACTGCTCGTGCACTAGTTAACAACATGGTTATCGGTGTGACTGAAGGCTTTACGAAGAAGCTAACTCTTAAAGGTGTTGGTTACCGTGCTGCTATTAAAGGCAACGCTGTAGGTCTAACACTAGGCTTCTCTCACCCAGTTGAGCACGAGTTGCCAGCGGGTGTAACAGCTGAGTGTCCAAGCCAAACTGAAATCGTACTAACTGGTTGCGACAAGCAAGTAGTTGGTCAAGTTGCGGCTGACATTCGTTCTTACCGTCAACCTGAGCCTTACAAAGGTAAAGGTGTTCGTTACGCAGATGAAAATGTGCGTACTAAAGAAGCTAAGAAGAAGTAA
- the rpsQ gene encoding 30S ribosomal protein S17, giving the protein MSEVKRTQQGRVVSDKMDKSIVVAIERFVKHPIYGKFVKRTTKVHAHDENNECGLGDTVEIAECRPLSKTKSWTLVKVLEKAKG; this is encoded by the coding sequence ATGAGCGAAGTAAAACGTACTCAACAAGGCCGTGTTGTTAGCGACAAGATGGACAAGTCTATCGTTGTTGCAATCGAACGTTTCGTAAAACACCCAATTTACGGTAAGTTCGTTAAACGCACGACTAAAGTACACGCACATGACGAGAACAACGAGTGTGGCCTAGGCGACACAGTTGAAATCGCTGAGTGTCGTCCACTGTCTAAGACTAAGTCTTGGACTTTGGTAAAAGTTCTAGAAAAAGCTAAAGGTTAA
- the rpsK gene encoding 30S ribosomal protein S11: MAKQPTRARKRVRKQVADGVAHIHASFNNTIVTITDRQGNALAWATAGGSGFRGSRKSTPFAAQVAAERCAEMAKEYGLKNLEVMVKGPGPGRESTVRALNAAGFRITNIVDATPIPHNGCRPPKKRRV, encoded by the coding sequence ATGGCTAAACAACCAACTCGCGCGCGTAAACGCGTTCGCAAACAAGTTGCAGACGGTGTTGCGCACATCCATGCTTCTTTCAACAACACAATCGTAACCATCACTGACCGTCAAGGTAATGCTCTAGCTTGGGCTACTGCAGGTGGTTCAGGCTTCCGTGGTTCTCGTAAGTCTACTCCGTTCGCTGCACAGGTTGCTGCAGAACGTTGTGCTGAAATGGCTAAAGAGTACGGTCTTAAGAACTTGGAAGTTATGGTTAAGGGTCCTGGTCCAGGTCGTGAATCTACTGTTCGCGCACTGAACGCAGCTGGTTTCCGCATCACAAACATCGTTGATGCTACACCAATCCCTCATAACGGTTGTCGTCCACCTAAGAAACGTCGCGTTTAA
- the rpmJ gene encoding 50S ribosomal protein L36, protein MKVRASVKKICRNCKVIKRNGVVRVICSEPKHKQRQG, encoded by the coding sequence ATGAAAGTTCGTGCTTCCGTTAAAAAAATCTGCCGTAACTGTAAAGTAATCAAGCGTAACGGTGTTGTTCGCGTGATTTGCAGTGAGCCAAAGCACAAGCAGCGCCAAGGCTAA
- the rplN gene encoding 50S ribosomal protein L14 — MIQMQSTLDAADNSGARKVMCIKVLGGSHRRYANIGDVIKVTVKEAIPRGKVKKGDVLKAVVVRTRKGVRRPDGSVIRFDRNACVLLNDNTEQPIGTRIFGPVTRELRGDKFMKIVSLAPEVL, encoded by the coding sequence ATGATCCAAATGCAAAGTACACTTGACGCAGCTGATAACTCAGGCGCGCGCAAGGTAATGTGTATTAAGGTCCTGGGTGGCTCACACCGCCGTTATGCAAATATCGGTGACGTCATCAAAGTTACTGTGAAGGAAGCAATTCCTCGCGGTAAAGTTAAAAAAGGTGATGTTCTGAAGGCGGTAGTTGTGCGCACCCGTAAAGGCGTTCGTCGCCCTGACGGTTCTGTCATTCGCTTCGACCGTAATGCTTGCGTATTGTTGAACGACAACACTGAGCAACCAATCGGTACACGTATCTTTGGCCCTGTGACACGTGAGCTTCGTGGCGATAAGTTCATGAAGATCGTTTCACTGGCTCCAGAAGTTCTGTAA
- the rplO gene encoding 50S ribosomal protein L15 — protein sequence MRLNTLAPAAGSKHAPKRVGRGIGSGLGKTGGRGHKGQKSRSGGKVRPGFEGGQMPLKQRLPKFGFTSRKSLVSAEVRLAELAKVEGDVVDLNSLKAANIITKNIEFVKVVLSGEISKSVTVKGLRVTKGAKAAIEAAGGKVEE from the coding sequence ATGCGTTTGAATACTCTTGCACCAGCTGCTGGTTCTAAACACGCTCCTAAGCGTGTAGGCCGTGGTATTGGTTCTGGCCTAGGTAAAACTGGTGGCCGTGGCCATAAAGGTCAAAAGTCACGCTCTGGCGGTAAAGTACGTCCAGGTTTTGAAGGCGGTCAAATGCCTCTAAAACAACGTCTACCTAAATTCGGCTTCACTTCTCGTAAGAGCCTAGTGTCTGCTGAAGTTCGTCTAGCTGAGCTAGCGAAAGTTGAAGGTGACGTAGTTGATCTAAACAGCCTGAAAGCTGCTAACATCATCACTAAGAACATCGAATTCGTTAAAGTTGTTCTTTCTGGTGAAATCAGCAAGTCAGTGACTGTTAAAGGTCTACGTGTGACTAAAGGCGCTAAAGCTGCTATCGAAGCTGCAGGCGGTAAAGTAGAAGAATAA
- the rpsE gene encoding 30S ribosomal protein S5, producing the protein MAKEQQVQANDLQEKLIAVNRVSKTVKGGRIMSFTALTVVGDGNGRVGFGYGKAREVPAAIQKAMEKARRNMITVALNEGTLHHPVKGRHSGSKVYMQPAAEGTGVIAGGAMRAVLEVAGVHNVLSKAYGSTNPINIVRATIDALGSVKSPEMVAAKRGLTVESISE; encoded by the coding sequence ATGGCTAAAGAACAACAAGTTCAAGCGAATGATTTGCAAGAAAAGCTAATCGCAGTTAACCGCGTTTCTAAAACGGTTAAAGGTGGTCGAATCATGAGCTTTACTGCACTAACTGTAGTTGGTGACGGTAACGGTCGTGTAGGTTTCGGTTACGGCAAAGCTCGTGAAGTACCTGCAGCGATCCAAAAAGCAATGGAAAAAGCGCGTCGTAACATGATTACTGTTGCGCTAAACGAAGGCACTCTTCACCACCCAGTGAAAGGTCGCCACTCGGGCTCTAAAGTTTACATGCAGCCTGCTGCAGAAGGTACTGGTGTTATCGCAGGTGGTGCGATGCGTGCAGTACTAGAAGTTGCTGGCGTACATAACGTACTATCTAAAGCATACGGTTCAACGAACCCTATCAACATCGTTCGTGCAACGATCGATGCACTAGGTAGCGTTAAGTCACCAGAAATGGTTGCTGCTAAACGTGGTCTAACTGTTGAATCTATTTCGGAGTAA
- the rplP gene encoding 50S ribosomal protein L16, with product MLQPKRTKFRKVHTGRNRGLAKGTDVSFGEFGLKAVGRGRLTARQIEAARRAMTRHVKRQGKIWIRVFPDKPITEKPLEVRQGKGKGNVEYWVAQIQPGKVMYEMGGVPEELAREAFRLAARKLPFKTTFVIKQVM from the coding sequence ATGCTACAACCTAAACGTACTAAGTTCCGTAAGGTTCACACAGGTCGTAACCGTGGTCTAGCTAAAGGTACTGATGTAAGCTTCGGCGAATTCGGTCTTAAAGCTGTTGGCCGTGGTCGTCTAACTGCTCGTCAAATTGAAGCGGCACGTCGTGCAATGACACGTCACGTTAAGCGTCAAGGTAAAATCTGGATCCGTGTGTTCCCAGACAAACCAATCACAGAAAAACCACTTGAAGTTCGTCAAGGTAAGGGTAAAGGTAACGTTGAGTACTGGGTAGCCCAAATCCAACCTGGTAAGGTTATGTACGAAATGGGTGGTGTACCTGAAGAATTGGCGCGTGAAGCGTTCCGCCTAGCGGCACGTAAACTGCCATTCAAGACTACATTTGTAATTAAGCAGGTGATGTGA
- the rpsD gene encoding 30S ribosomal protein S4, which translates to MARYLGPKLKLSRREGTDLFLKSGVRAIDTKCKIDNAPGVHGARRGRLSEYGVQLREKQKVRRMYGVLEKQFRNYYKEAARLKGNTGENLLQLLEGRLDNVVYRMGFGATRAESRQLVSHKAILVNGKVVNVPSFKVAANDVVSIREKAKQQSRIKAALEVAEQREKPTWIEVDGGKMEGTFKRMPERSDLSADINEQLIVELYSK; encoded by the coding sequence ATGGCAAGATATTTGGGTCCTAAGCTGAAGCTTAGCCGTCGTGAAGGCACTGACTTATTCCTTAAGTCTGGTGTTCGCGCGATCGATACCAAGTGTAAAATTGATAACGCACCAGGTGTACACGGCGCTCGTCGCGGTCGTCTATCTGAGTATGGCGTTCAGCTTCGTGAGAAGCAAAAAGTTCGTCGTATGTACGGCGTTCTAGAAAAACAATTCCGTAACTACTACAAAGAAGCTGCTCGCCTAAAAGGCAACACTGGTGAAAACCTACTGCAACTTCTTGAAGGTCGTCTTGATAACGTAGTTTACCGTATGGGCTTTGGTGCAACTCGCGCTGAATCTCGTCAGCTAGTTAGCCACAAAGCTATCCTAGTAAACGGTAAAGTTGTAAACGTTCCTTCTTTCAAAGTAGCGGCTAACGACGTTGTATCTATTCGTGAGAAAGCTAAACAGCAGTCTCGCATTAAAGCGGCTCTAGAAGTTGCTGAACAACGCGAAAAACCAACTTGGATTGAAGTAGATGGCGGTAAGATGGAAGGTACATTCAAGCGTATGCCTGAACGTTCTGATCTATCAGCTGACATCAACGAACAATTGATCGTCGAGCTTTACTCTAAGTAA
- a CDS encoding DNA-directed RNA polymerase subunit alpha, whose protein sequence is MQGSVTEFLKPRLVDIEQISTTHAKVTLEPLERGFGHTLGNALRRILLSSMPGCAVTEVEIEGVLHEYSTKEGVQEDILEILLNLKGLAVRVAEGKDEVFITLNKSGSGPVVAGDITHDGDVEIVNPEHVICHLTDDNAEIAMRIKVERGRGYVPASARIHTEEDERPIGRLLVDATYSPVDKIAYSVDAARVEQRTDLDKLVIDMETNGTLDPEEAIRRAATILAEQLDAFVDLRDVRVPEEKEEKPEFDPILLRPVDDLELTVRSANCLKAEAIHYIGDLVQRTEVELLKTPNLGKKSLTEIKDVLASRGLSLGMRLENWPPASIAED, encoded by the coding sequence ATGCAGGGTTCTGTAACAGAATTTCTTAAGCCACGTCTTGTTGACATCGAACAAATCAGCACGACTCACGCAAAAGTAACTCTTGAGCCGTTAGAGCGTGGTTTCGGCCATACTCTTGGTAATGCACTTCGCCGTATTCTTCTATCTTCTATGCCAGGTTGTGCTGTAACAGAAGTTGAGATTGAAGGCGTTCTACACGAATACAGCACGAAAGAAGGCGTTCAAGAAGATATTCTTGAAATCCTACTTAACCTTAAAGGTCTTGCTGTACGCGTTGCCGAAGGCAAAGATGAAGTGTTTATTACGCTGAACAAATCAGGCTCGGGCCCTGTGGTTGCAGGTGACATCACCCATGATGGTGATGTAGAGATCGTTAACCCAGAACACGTTATTTGTCACCTAACAGATGACAATGCTGAAATCGCTATGCGTATTAAAGTAGAACGTGGTCGCGGTTATGTTCCTGCTTCTGCTCGTATCCATACTGAAGAAGATGAGCGCCCTATTGGTCGCCTACTGGTTGATGCTACATACAGCCCAGTAGACAAGATTGCTTACTCTGTTGACGCGGCTCGTGTAGAGCAACGTACTGACCTAGACAAGCTTGTAATCGACATGGAAACGAACGGTACTCTTGATCCTGAGGAAGCAATCCGTCGCGCAGCTACTATCCTAGCTGAGCAACTAGATGCGTTCGTAGATCTACGTGATGTACGTGTACCTGAGGAGAAGGAAGAGAAGCCAGAATTCGATCCGATCCTACTGCGTCCTGTAGACGATCTTGAACTAACAGTTCGCTCTGCTAACTGTCTGAAAGCAGAAGCGATTCACTACATCGGTGATCTTGTACAGCGTACTGAGGTTGAGCTACTTAAAACGCCTAACCTTGGTAAAAAATCTCTTACTGAGATTAAAGACGTACTTGCATCACGTGGTCTATCTCTGGGCATGCGTCTAGAAAACTGGCCACCAGCGTCTATCGCTGAAGATTAA
- the rplX gene encoding 50S ribosomal protein L24 — protein sequence MAAKIRRNDEVIVLAGKDQGKKGKVTKVLATGKVIVEGINLVKKHQKPVPALGIQGGIVEQEAAIDVSNVAIFNAATGKADRIGFRIEDGKKVRFFKSNGETVSN from the coding sequence ATGGCAGCTAAAATCCGTCGTAACGACGAAGTAATCGTTCTTGCTGGTAAAGACCAAGGCAAGAAAGGTAAAGTAACTAAGGTTCTGGCAACTGGTAAAGTTATCGTAGAAGGTATCAATCTAGTTAAGAAACACCAAAAACCTGTTCCTGCACTAGGTATCCAAGGCGGTATCGTAGAGCAAGAAGCAGCTATTGATGTATCTAACGTTGCAATCTTCAACGCAGCTACTGGTAAAGCAGACCGTATCGGTTTCCGCATCGAAGACGGTAAGAAAGTTCGTTTCTTCAAGTCTAACGGCGAAACTGTTTCTAACTAA
- the rpmC gene encoding 50S ribosomal protein L29: MKAQDLREKSVEELNAELLNLLREQFNLRMQAATGQLQQTHTLKAVRRDIARVKTVLTEKAGA; the protein is encoded by the coding sequence ATGAAAGCACAAGATCTACGCGAAAAGAGCGTTGAAGAGCTTAACGCTGAGCTATTGAATTTGCTACGTGAACAGTTCAACTTGCGCATGCAAGCTGCAACTGGTCAACTACAGCAAACTCATACTCTGAAAGCTGTACGCCGTGATATCGCACGTGTGAAAACTGTTTTGACTGAGAAGGCAGGCGCATAA
- the rpsC gene encoding 30S ribosomal protein S3, which yields MGQKVHPNGIRLGIVKPWNATWFANTKDFADNLDGDFKVRQFLTKELAKASLSRIVIERPAKSIRVTIHTARPGVVIGKKGEDVEKLRAAVAKIAGVPAQINIAEVRKPELDAQLVGDSIASQLERRVMFRRAMKRAVQNAMRLGAKGIKVEVSGRLGGAEIARSEWYREGRVPLHTLRADIDYATSSAHTQYGVIGIKVWIFKGEILGGMPAANAVEPKADKPKKQRKGRK from the coding sequence ATTCGTCTTGGCATCGTTAAGCCTTGGAATGCTACATGGTTTGCTAATACCAAAGATTTCGCTGACAACCTAGACGGCGACTTCAAGGTACGTCAGTTCCTAACTAAGGAACTAGCAAAAGCGTCACTATCACGCATCGTTATCGAGCGTCCTGCTAAGAGCATCCGTGTGACTATTCACACTGCTCGTCCAGGCGTAGTAATCGGTAAGAAAGGTGAAGACGTTGAGAAACTACGTGCAGCTGTAGCTAAAATTGCAGGTGTACCAGCTCAAATTAACATCGCTGAAGTACGCAAGCCTGAGCTTGATGCACAGCTTGTTGGTGACAGCATCGCGTCTCAGCTAGAGCGTCGTGTTATGTTCCGTCGTGCTATGAAGCGCGCGGTACAAAACGCTATGCGTCTAGGCGCTAAAGGCATCAAAGTGGAAGTAAGTGGCCGTCTAGGCGGCGCTGAAATCGCACGTTCTGAGTGGTACCGTGAAGGTCGTGTGCCTCTACACACTCTACGTGCTGACATTGATTACGCAACTTCTTCGGCTCACACTCAATACGGTGTGATCGGCATTAAAGTTTGGATCTTCAAAGGTGAGATTCTAGGCGGTATGCCAGCAGCTAACGCTGTAGAGCCTAAGGCTGATAAGCCTAAGAAGCAGCGCAAAGGCCGTAAGTAA
- the rplR gene encoding 50S ribosomal protein L18 — protein MDKKASRIRRATRARRKIAELGATRLVVHRTPRHVYAQVIAANGSEVIAAASTVEKAIREQVKYTGNIEAAQAVGKAVAERALEKGVTAVAFDRSGFQYHGRVAALAESAREAGLKF, from the coding sequence ATGGATAAGAAAGCATCTCGCATCCGTCGTGCTACACGTGCACGTCGTAAGATTGCAGAACTGGGTGCAACTCGCCTAGTAGTACACCGTACTCCTCGTCACGTGTACGCACAGGTGATTGCGGCTAACGGCTCTGAAGTTATCGCTGCAGCATCTACTGTAGAAAAAGCGATCCGTGAGCAAGTGAAATACACTGGTAACATCGAAGCAGCTCAAGCAGTAGGTAAAGCTGTTGCTGAACGCGCTCTTGAAAAAGGCGTAACAGCTGTTGCATTCGATCGTTCTGGTTTCCAATACCACGGTCGAGTAGCGGCGCTAGCAGAATCTGCTCGCGAAGCTGGTCTGAAATTCTAA
- the rpsM gene encoding 30S ribosomal protein S13: MARIAGINIPDQKHAVIALTSIYGIGKTRSKAILAEVGIAEDVKISELSDEQIDQLRDGVAKYTVEGDLRREVSMNIKRLMDLGCYRGLRHRRSLPLRGQRTKTNARTRKGPRKPIKK; the protein is encoded by the coding sequence ATGGCCCGTATAGCAGGCATTAACATTCCTGATCAAAAACACGCTGTGATTGCACTAACGTCAATCTACGGCATCGGTAAGACTCGCTCAAAAGCTATCCTAGCTGAAGTGGGTATTGCTGAAGATGTTAAGATCAGTGAACTATCTGATGAACAGATCGATCAACTGCGTGATGGTGTAGCTAAGTACACTGTAGAAGGTGATCTACGTCGTGAAGTATCTATGAACATCAAGCGTCTTATGGACCTTGGCTGTTACCGTGGTCTTCGTCATCGTCGCAGTCTACCACTACGTGGACAGCGTACTAAAACCAACGCTCGCACCCGTAAGGGTCCGCGTAAGCCGATCAAGAAATAA
- the rpsN gene encoding 30S ribosomal protein S14 encodes MAKNSMKAREAKRAKLVAKFAEKRAALKAIISDVNASEEDRWNAVLKLQALPRDSSACRQRNRCNQTGRPHGFLRKFGLSRIKVREACMKGEIPGLRKASW; translated from the coding sequence ATGGCTAAAAATTCGATGAAAGCACGTGAAGCAAAACGTGCGAAGCTAGTAGCTAAGTTCGCTGAAAAGCGTGCTGCGCTTAAAGCTATCATTAGCGATGTAAACGCATCTGAAGAAGATCGTTGGAACGCAGTTCTTAAACTGCAAGCTCTTCCACGTGATTCAAGTGCATGTCGTCAGCGCAACCGTTGCAACCAAACTGGTCGCCCACACGGTTTCCTACGTAAGTTCGGTCTAAGCCGTATTAAAGTTCGCGAAGCTTGCATGAAAGGCGAGATTCCTGGACTTCGTAAGGCTAGCTGGTAA
- the rplQ gene encoding 50S ribosomal protein L17, protein MRHRKSGRQLNRNSSHRKAMFSNMASSLVRHEVIKTTLPKAKELRRVVEPLITLAKTDSVANRRLAFARTRDNEVVAKLFNELGPRFAARQGGYTRILKAGFRAGDKAPMAYIELVDRPAAETAAE, encoded by the coding sequence ATGCGCCATCGTAAGAGTGGTCGTCAACTCAACCGCAACAGCTCACATCGTAAAGCGATGTTCAGCAATATGGCTAGCTCTTTAGTACGTCATGAAGTTATCAAGACTACATTGCCTAAAGCAAAAGAGCTACGTCGCGTAGTTGAGCCTTTGATTACACTAGCTAAGACTGACAGTGTTGCTAACCGTCGTCTTGCATTTGCACGCACTCGTGATAACGAAGTAGTTGCAAAACTGTTTAACGAACTAGGTCCACGTTTTGCTGCTCGTCAGGGCGGTTACACTCGTATCCTAAAAGCTGGCTTCCGTGCTGGTGACAAAGCTCCAATGGCTTACATTGAGCTTGTAGATCGCCCAGCTGCTGAAACTGCTGCTGAGTAA
- the rpmD gene encoding 50S ribosomal protein L30 produces the protein MATIKVTQTKSSIGRLPKHKATLRGLGLRKINHTVELEDTPCVRGMINKVYYMVKVEE, from the coding sequence ATGGCAACTATTAAAGTAACTCAAACTAAAAGCTCAATTGGCCGCCTACCAAAGCACAAAGCTACTTTGCGTGGTCTAGGTCTTCGTAAAATCAACCACACAGTAGAACTTGAAGATACTCCGTGCGTTCGCGGTATGATCAACAAGGTTTACTACATGGTTAAAGTTGAGGAGTAA
- the secY gene encoding preprotein translocase subunit SecY: MAKKPGQDFSSAKNGLAELKSRLLFVLGALLVFRAGSFVPIPGIDAAVLADLFEQQKGTIVEMFNMFSGGALERASILALGIMPYISASIVVQLLTVVHPALAELKKEGEAGRRKISQYTRYGTLVLATFQAIGIATGLPNMVDNLVVINQTMFTLIATVSLVTGTMFLMWLGEQITERGIGNGISLLIFAGIVAGLPSAIGQTIEQARQGELHVLLLLLIGVLAFAVIYFVVFMERGQRRIVVNYAKRQQGRKVFAAQSTHLPLKINMAGVIPAIFASSIILFPGTLAQWFGQNGESSAFGWLTDVSLALSPGQPLYVMLYAAAIIFFCFFYTALVFNPRETADNLKKSGAFVPGIRPGEQTAKYIDKVMTRLTLAGAMYITFICLIPEFMMVAWNVRFYFGGTSLLIVVVVIMDFMAQVQTHLMSQQYDSVLKKANLKGYGR; this comes from the coding sequence ATGGCTAAAAAACCAGGACAAGATTTTAGTAGTGCGAAGAATGGATTGGCGGAGTTAAAATCGCGCCTATTATTTGTATTAGGTGCACTTTTGGTATTCCGTGCAGGTTCTTTCGTGCCAATCCCTGGTATTGACGCAGCTGTACTTGCCGATTTGTTCGAACAGCAAAAAGGTACCATCGTTGAAATGTTTAACATGTTCTCCGGTGGTGCTCTTGAGCGTGCATCTATTTTAGCATTGGGCATCATGCCGTATATTTCGGCGTCAATTGTTGTCCAACTGCTAACCGTAGTTCATCCAGCGTTAGCTGAACTCAAGAAAGAGGGTGAAGCAGGCCGTCGTAAGATCAGCCAATATACGCGCTACGGCACGCTTGTACTTGCAACATTCCAAGCTATTGGTATTGCAACTGGCCTACCAAACATGGTCGATAATCTGGTTGTTATCAACCAAACCATGTTTACGCTAATTGCTACCGTAAGTTTAGTAACCGGCACCATGTTCCTAATGTGGTTAGGTGAACAAATTACAGAGCGAGGAATCGGTAATGGTATCTCATTGCTGATTTTTGCAGGTATTGTTGCTGGATTGCCTTCGGCAATCGGTCAAACAATCGAGCAAGCGCGTCAAGGTGAACTGCATGTACTTCTTCTGCTGTTGATTGGTGTACTAGCTTTTGCGGTAATTTACTTTGTTGTTTTCATGGAGCGTGGTCAACGTCGTATCGTTGTAAACTACGCGAAGCGTCAACAAGGTCGTAAAGTATTTGCTGCGCAAAGCACTCACTTGCCACTTAAAATTAATATGGCAGGTGTTATTCCAGCAATCTTCGCATCAAGCATTATCCTGTTCCCAGGAACACTGGCTCAGTGGTTTGGTCAGAACGGTGAGAGCAGCGCGTTCGGTTGGTTAACTGACGTGTCTTTGGCTCTTAGCCCAGGTCAACCTCTGTATGTAATGCTTTATGCAGCAGCGATTATCTTCTTCTGTTTCTTCTACACGGCGTTGGTATTCAACCCGCGTGAAACAGCAGATAACTTGAAGAAGTCTGGTGCATTCGTACCCGGCATCCGCCCAGGCGAGCAGACAGCCAAATACATTGATAAAGTAATGACCCGTTTAACCCTTGCTGGTGCGATGTACATTACCTTTATCTGTCTGATCCCAGAGTTCATGATGGTCGCGTGGAACGTACGTTTCTACTTCGGCGGTACATCACTACTAATCGTAGTTGTTGTTATCATGGATTTTATGGCACAGGTACAGACTCATCTGATGTCTCAACAGTATGATTCTGTGTTGAAGAAAGCAAATCTGAAAGGCTATGGCCGTTAA
- the rplE gene encoding 50S ribosomal protein L5 has product MAKLHDYYKSSVVAELTKEFSYSSVMQVPRIEKITLNMGVGEAINDKKLLENAAADMATISGQKPLITKARKSVAGFKIREGYPIGCKVTLRGERMWDFLERLISIALPRVRDFRGVSAKSFDGRGNYSMGVREQIIFPEIDFDKVDRVRGLDITITTSAGTDEEGRALLAAFNFPFRK; this is encoded by the coding sequence ATGGCGAAACTGCATGATTACTACAAGTCGTCTGTAGTTGCTGAACTGACCAAAGAGTTCAGCTACTCAAGCGTCATGCAAGTCCCTAGAATCGAAAAGATCACCCTAAACATGGGTGTAGGTGAAGCAATCAACGATAAGAAACTGCTAGAAAACGCAGCTGCTGATATGGCAACGATCTCTGGTCAAAAGCCACTTATCACTAAAGCTCGTAAATCTGTTGCAGGTTTCAAAATCCGTGAAGGCTACCCTATCGGTTGTAAAGTAACCTTGCGTGGCGAACGTATGTGGGATTTTCTTGAGCGTCTAATTTCGATCGCTCTTCCACGTGTACGTGACTTCCGTGGTGTTAGCGCTAAGTCTTTTGACGGACGCGGTAACTACAGCATGGGCGTTCGCGAGCAAATCATCTTCCCGGAAATCGACTTTGATAAAGTTGATCGAGTGCGCGGTCTTGATATCACTATCACGACGTCTGCTGGCACTGATGAGGAAGGCCGTGCTCTGCTGGCTGCCTTTAACTTCCCATTCCGTAAGTAA
- the rpsH gene encoding 30S ribosomal protein S8 gives MSMQDPISDMLTRVRNGQAANKVAVKMPSSKLKVAIAALLKAEGYIVDFAVEGGAKPELEVTLKYFQAKPVIEQLKRVSRPGLRVYKKKDQLPSVMGGLGVAIVSTSKGLMSDRAARKAGLGGEIICYVA, from the coding sequence ATGAGCATGCAAGATCCGATTTCGGATATGCTGACCCGCGTTCGTAACGGTCAGGCAGCAAACAAAGTTGCTGTTAAAATGCCTTCTTCAAAGCTTAAAGTTGCAATCGCTGCACTACTTAAAGCTGAAGGTTACATCGTTGACTTCGCTGTTGAAGGCGGAGCAAAACCTGAGCTAGAAGTTACTCTTAAGTACTTCCAAGCTAAACCAGTAATCGAGCAACTAAAGCGTGTTTCTCGTCCAGGTCTACGTGTTTACAAGAAGAAAGATCAACTTCCTTCTGTAATGGGTGGCCTAGGTGTTGCTATCGTTTCTACTTCCAAGGGTCTAATGTCAGACCGCGCTGCTCGTAAAGCAGGTCTTGGTGGTGAAATCATCTGTTACGTTGCGTAA